In the genome of Raphanus sativus cultivar WK10039 chromosome 4, ASM80110v3, whole genome shotgun sequence, one region contains:
- the LOC108854521 gene encoding nuclear pore complex protein NUP43, with protein sequence MEMHDSLQVHRLPQSKYVDGVRWLPQASALNRFFAAAFHDPDSESSSIEIQSLDPNPNNTPSVVSLSSWTSPSRVSSLEVVVGGGGGSFKPMVSASTDSGSIHVLAVDLVEGGAAIEEVSGERFHVGRVEGVDWREGGECVTVGDDGRVNVVRVVNGEGLRYRRVFDGDGLVGYRAVKWASPSEFVTGGFGFGLQLWDQRKAGEAVSQLNGNWFQGKTSAVVHSIDIHPSRKHTCIAGGSSGTVFAWDLRWPKQPIVLSGVGASEGMNNSLSESEVWEVQYDSYTKSNISSSRILPVMTCSEDGILGVIEQGEEPVELLAEPCAINSFDIDRQNPQDVICSLEWESIAVFSRP encoded by the exons ATGGAGATGCACGACTCGTTACAAGTCCACAGATTACCCCAATCGAAGTACGTAGACGGAGTCAGATGGCTCCCGCAAGCTTCCGCCCTGAACCGTTTCTTCGCAGCAGCCTTCCACGACCCGGACTCCGAATCCTCCTCGATCGAGATCCAATCCctcgacccgaacccgaacaaCACCCCCTCCGTCGTCTCGCTCTCCTCGTGGACTTCGCCTTCTCGCGTCTCCTCTCTGGAAGTCGTcgtcggcggcggcggcgggTCCTTCAAGCCTATGGTCTCCGCCAGTACGGATTCCGGCTCGATTCATGTGCTGGCGGTTGATTTGGTGGAAGGAGGTGCGGCGATCGAGGAGGTTAGTGGGGAGAGGTTCCATGTGGGACGCGTGGAGGGTGTGGATTGGAGGGAGGGAGGAGAGTGTGTGACGGTTGGGGATGATGGGAGAGTGAATGTGGTGAGGGTTGTGAATGGGGAAGGGTTGAGGTACAGGAGGGTGTTTGATGGGGATGGGCTTGTGGGTTATAGAGCTGTCAAGTGGGCTTCTCCGAGTGAGTTTGTTACTGGtgggtttggttttggtttgcaGCTGTGGGATCAGAGGAAGGCTGGTGAAGCTGTCTCACAGCTCAATGGCAACTG GTTTCAAGGAAAAACTTCTGCAGTTGTTCACTCCATTGACATTCATCCATCCCGAAAGCACACTTGCATT GCGGGAGGTTCTTCTGGTACTGTTTTTGCTTGGGATCTCCGCTGGCCAAAACAGCCTATCGTCCTCTCTGGTGTTGGGGCAAGCGAGGGTATGAACAATTCTCTGTCTGAAAGTGAGGTATGGGAAGTTCAGTATGACTCATACACCAAATCCAACATCTCGTCCTCAAGGATTCTCCCTGTTATGACCTGCTCCGAAGACGGAATCCTTGGTGTCATCGAGCAAG GGGAAGAACCGGTCGAGCTTCTGGCTGAACCTTGTGCCATTAACAGTTTTGACATAGACAGACAGAATCCACAG GATGTGATATGTAGCTTAGAGTGGGAATCCATAGCAGTCTTCTCAAGgccttag
- the LOC108854523 gene encoding uncharacterized protein LOC108854523 isoform X1, whose amino-acid sequence MYFLARGQDRKQQTIMVMVSNSSHHNKEINVRRRISEIYNKREEDFSALKDYNDYLEEVECMIFDLVDGINVEAIEEKIKRYSRENVEQIMVNRARKAEDLTAALAACKAQQPPQTDADTSSNHGTTAATAYSQAPRPTAYSQTPRPTGMGPQPVPIGGRADHQRYSMEDEAMLRIKAERAPRAGGFSLGISKKRALEEAFACIWV is encoded by the exons ATGTACTTCTTAGCTAGAGGACAAGACAGGAAGCAGCAAACAATCATGGTGATGGTGTCTAATTCTAGCCATCATAACAAGGAAATAAATGTCAGAAGGAGAATCTCTGAGAT ATACAATAAAAGGGAAGAGGATTTTTCGGCGCTTAAGGACTACAATGACTACTTGGAAGAAGTGGAGTGCATGa TATTCGATTTGGTAGATGGAATCAATGTTGAGGCTATTGAGGAGAAGATAAAGAGATACTCTCGAGAGAATGTTGAACAGATCATGGTTAATCGAGCCCGCAAG GCTGAAGATCTAACTGCAGCCTTGGCGGCTTGCAAGGCCCAACAACCTCCACAAACTGATGCCGATACG TCTTCAAACCATGGGACCACGGCTGCAACTGCATACAGTCAGGCTCCACGACCAACTGCATACAGTCAAACTCCACGACCAACGGGAATGGGACCGCAACCTGTGCCTATAGGAGGAAGAGCAGATCATCAGCGTTACTCTATGGAAGACGAAGCAATGCTGAGGATCAAAGCGGAGAGAGCTCCACGCGCTGGAGGATTTTCTTTGGGGATAAGCAAGAAGAGGGCTTTGGAAGAAGCATTTGCTTGCATTTGGGTTTGA
- the LOC108853988 gene encoding serine carboxypeptidase-like 29: MAKTRWSCFAIALLAITHFVNCEEEAVLSEKEQDKVSRLPGQDFDIDFAHYSGFVTTNEELGRALFYWFFEAAEDAASKPLVLWLNGGPGCSSVGFGEAEEIGPFHINPDGKTLYLNQYSWNQVANILFLDAPVGVGYSYSNTSSDLLTNGDMRTAQDSLKFLLKWVERYPEYKGREFYIVGESYAGHYIPQLSQAIVEHNQAYGDNTINLMGYMVGNGLMDDFHDSLGLYQYIWTLGFISDQTYSLLKLKCGLEPFVHTSEVCLKALEIMDMEIGDIDQYSVFTPACTANASQAKMLLKKRRAVGGGRVSEQYDPCTMKHSKVYFNLPEVQEALHVPPGLAPSKWHTCSDVVGDNWKDSPSSVLNIYHELIAAGLRIWVFSGDADAVVPVTSTRYSIDALKLRPVSPYGPWYIDGQVGGWTQEYDGLNFVTMRGAGHEVPLHRPKEALALFKAFISGTSLPTLENSTSREKSELVSNS, encoded by the exons ATGGCTAAAACCAGATGGTCTTGCTTCGCTATCGCCCTTTTGGCTATTACCCATTTCGTCAACTGTGAAGAAGAAGCTGTCTTGTCTGAGAAAGAGCAGGACAAGGTCTCGAGATTGCCTGGTCAGGATTTCGATATAGACTTTGCTCATTACTCCGGGTTCGTTACTACTAATGAGGAACTGGGAAGAGCACTCTTCTACTGGTTCTTTGAAGCCGCTGAAGATGCTGCCTCTAAGCCTCTTGTTCTCTGGCTCAatggag GACCAGGATGTTCATCAGTTGGATTTGGTGAAGCAGAAGAGATAGGACCGTTTCACATTAACCCAGATGGGAAGACTCTTTACCTTAATCAATATTCTTGGAACCAAG tTGCGAATATTTTGTTCCTTGATGCACCTGTTGGAGTTGGTTATTCATACTCAAACACTTCATCTGATTTGCTTACCAATGGTGATATGAGAACCG CGCAAGACTCACTGAAGTTTCTTCTGAAATGGGTTGAGCGTTATCCGGAGTACAAAGGAAGAGAGTTTTATATAGTTGGAGAGAGCTATGCAG GGCATTACATCCCTCAGCTGAGTCAAGCCATTGTAGAACATAACCAAGCTTATGGCGATAACACCATTAATCTGATGGGTTACATG GTAGGTAATGGGTTGATGGATGATTTCCATGACAGTTTAGGTCTTTACCAGTATATTTGGACGTTGGGTTTCATCTCCGACCAAACGTACAGCTTACTGAAACTCAAGTGTGGTTTGGAACCATTTGTTCACACCTCCGAAGTGTGTCTTAAGGCTCTGGAGATAATGGACATGGAAATAGGTGACATAGACCAATACAGCGTCTTCACCCCAGCCTGTACTGCGAATGCTTCCCAGGCAAAAATGTTGctaaagaagagaagagcagTAGGTGGGGGCCGTGTGAGTGAACAGTATGATCCGTGCACGATGAAACACTCTAAAGTGTATTTTAATCTCCCGGAGGTTCAAGAAGCTCTCCATGTCCCACCAGGACTTGCACCATCCAAATGGCATACTTGCAG TGACGTTGTGGGTGATAACTGGAAGGACTCTCCTTCCTCGGTTCTGAACATTTACCACGAGCTTATAGCTGCTGGGCTACGTATATGGGTTTTCAG TGGAGACGCAGATGCTGTTGTGCCAGTCACATCAACCCGGTATAGCATAGACGCACTAAAACTTCGTCCAGTGAGTCCCTACGGTCCTTGGTACATAGACGGACAG GTGGGAGGGTGGACTCAGGAGTATGATGGTCTAAACTTTGTGACAATGAGAGGTGCAGGCCATGAAGTTCCTTTGCACAGACCTAAGGAGGCTCTTGCGCTCTTCAAGGCCTTTATCTCTGGAACTTCATTGCCAACACTAGAGAACAGCACCAGCAGAGAGAAGTCAGAACTCGTTAGTAACTCATGA
- the LOC108854523 gene encoding uncharacterized protein LOC108854523 isoform X2 produces the protein MVMVSNSSHHNKEINVRRRISEIYNKREEDFSALKDYNDYLEEVECMIFDLVDGINVEAIEEKIKRYSRENVEQIMVNRARKAEDLTAALAACKAQQPPQTDADTSSNHGTTAATAYSQAPRPTAYSQTPRPTGMGPQPVPIGGRADHQRYSMEDEAMLRIKAERAPRAGGFSLGISKKRALEEAFACIWV, from the exons ATGGTGATGGTGTCTAATTCTAGCCATCATAACAAGGAAATAAATGTCAGAAGGAGAATCTCTGAGAT ATACAATAAAAGGGAAGAGGATTTTTCGGCGCTTAAGGACTACAATGACTACTTGGAAGAAGTGGAGTGCATGa TATTCGATTTGGTAGATGGAATCAATGTTGAGGCTATTGAGGAGAAGATAAAGAGATACTCTCGAGAGAATGTTGAACAGATCATGGTTAATCGAGCCCGCAAG GCTGAAGATCTAACTGCAGCCTTGGCGGCTTGCAAGGCCCAACAACCTCCACAAACTGATGCCGATACG TCTTCAAACCATGGGACCACGGCTGCAACTGCATACAGTCAGGCTCCACGACCAACTGCATACAGTCAAACTCCACGACCAACGGGAATGGGACCGCAACCTGTGCCTATAGGAGGAAGAGCAGATCATCAGCGTTACTCTATGGAAGACGAAGCAATGCTGAGGATCAAAGCGGAGAGAGCTCCACGCGCTGGAGGATTTTCTTTGGGGATAAGCAAGAAGAGGGCTTTGGAAGAAGCATTTGCTTGCATTTGGGTTTGA
- the LOC108854522 gene encoding myosin-binding protein 7: MVERSHSFDIPGAEITDLRMALYERKEVVERLQDELDAEREASATSASEAMSMILRLQGEKAELAMEAGQYKRIVEEEMSHAEMSFALLEDFIYQKEVEITALEYQVEAYRSQLMSLGYSEFNSLDVKLQEDEVNHHLSLLSDRSQTPELVDDLSEPVEKEVIEQSLDSQKSSLDVYWEQIKKLDEQVKELTHFRDSMQYKTSLTESGVNKGEGDVASSSNSRERKEGAKGLCKTEETLVIKVAKQTKMDKRSPRQTRDRSGKRNRAEYQSELQRLRQRVERLERERTKTEPETSGVVKEEEISLVRETKEEVSSVKSSEVKSENRLDNLQPWIDPAIVSIQEAMLYFWL, translated from the exons ATGGTTGAACGAAGCCACAGCTTTGATATACCAGGAGCTGAGATAACTGATCTAAGAATGGCTCTTTATGAGCGGAAAGAAGTAGTCGAGAGGCTCCAAGACGAGTTAGACGCAGAGAGGGAAGCATCTGCCACGTCAGCGAGCGAGGCTATGTCAATGATTCTCAGGCTGCAAGGAGAGAAAGCCGAGCTGGCCATGGAAGCTGGACAGTACAAGAGAATAGTCGAAGAAGAAATGTCTCACGCTGAGATGTCCTTTGCGCTGCTAGAGGATTTTATTTACCAGAAGGAGGTTGAGATCACTGCGCTTGAGTATCAAGTGGAAGCTTATAGAAGCCAGCTTATGAGCTTGGGGTATAGTGAGTTTAATAGCTTGGATGTTAAGCTTCAGGAGGATGAGGTGAATCATCATCTGTCGCTACTGAGTGATAGGTCTCAGACTCCAGAGCTGGTGGATGATCTTTCTGAACCTGTGGAGAAGGAAGTTATTGAGCAGAGTTTGGATTCACAGAAGAGTTCTTTAGATGTGTACTGGGAACAGATCAAGAAGCTGGATGAGCAAGTGAAAGAGCTTACACATTTTAGAGACTCCATGCAATACAAGACTTCGTTGACTGAGTCTGGAGTAAACAAGGGAGAAGGAGATGTTGCAAGCTCATCAAACTCTCGTGAAAGGAAAGAGGGAGCAAAGGGTTTGTGTAAAACTGAGGAAACTCTGGTGATAAAAGTTGCAAAGCAGACAAAGATGGACAAAAGATCACCTAGACAGACGAGAGACAGAAGCGGCAAGAGAAACCGTGCAGAGTATCAATCTGAACTTCAGCGGTTGAGACAGAGAGTAGAGAGGCTGGAGAGGGAAAGAACTAAGACAGAGCCTGAAACTAGTGGAGTGGTCAAGGAAGAAGAGATTAGTCTAGTGAGGGAAACCAAAGAGGAGGTAAGTTCTGTGAAATCATCTGAAGTGAAGAGCGAGAATAGATTGGACAATCTACAACCTTGGATAGACCCAGCCATTGTTTCCATTCAAGAG GCAATGCTTTACTTCTGGCTATGa